One Onychostoma macrolepis isolate SWU-2019 chromosome 15, ASM1243209v1, whole genome shotgun sequence DNA segment encodes these proteins:
- the slc25a15a gene encoding solute carrier family 25 member 15a isoform X1: MAPHPVTQAIIDLSAGACGGIACVLSGQPFDTAKVKMQTFPGLYRGFVHCFVSVYKQVGLRGLYQGTTPALIANIAENAVLFMSYGFCQNVVRFVSGLDQGTELSDVQKACSGSVASVFSSLALCPTELVKCRLQAMHEMEASGKIASGQKSTVWSVVKNVLRTNGPLGFYQGLTTTIVREIPGYFCFFGGYELSRSMFAQHMGRDKEHIGVVPLMFSGGFGGACLWLVVYPIDCVKSRIQVLSLAGKQEGFLKTLKGILRNEGVAPLYSGLTPTMIRTFPANGALFLAYEVSRKIMMQQFEH, from the exons ATGGCTCCACATCCTGTCACTCAAGCCATCATTGATCTGTCAGCTGGAGCATGTG GTGGGATTGCATGTGTGTTAAGCGGGCAGCCCTTTGATACAGCCAAGGTGAAGATGCAGACTTTCCCCGGCTTGTACAGAGGCTTTGTCCACTGTTTCGTCTCAGTCTATAAACAGGTTGGACTGCGAGGGCTCTATCAGGGCACCACGCCTGCCCTCATAGCCAACATTGCTGAAAATGCTGTGCTCTTCATGAGCTACGGTTTCTGCCAGAATGTTGTCCGCTTTGTTTCAGGGCTGGACCAAGGCACAGAACTCAG tGATGTTCAGAAGGCCTGCTCAGGCTCTGTCGCTTCCGTCTTCTCATCTCTGGCTTTATGCCCCACTGAACTGGTTAAATGTCGGCTGCAGGCCATGCATGAAATGGAGGCATCCGGCAAGATCGCCAGTGGACAGAAAAG cACGGTGTGGTCTGTTGTGAAAAATGTGTTACGGACAAACGGACCTCTGGGTTTCTATCAGGGTCTCACCACCACTATAGTCCGTGAGATACCTGGATACTTCTGTTTCTTTGGAGGATATGAACTCAGCCGCTCAATGTTTGCCCAACACATGGGCAGAGACAAAGAACACATAG GTGTTGTGCCCTTGATGTTCAGTGGTGGTTTTGGCGGTGCCTGTCTGTGGTTGGTTGTGTACCCCATAGACTGTGTGAAGTCTCGTATCCAGGTTCTGTCTTTAGCAGGGAAACAGGAAGGCTTCCTCAAGACTCTTAAGGGGATTTTACGAAATGAGG GAGTGGCACCACTGTATTCCGGTTTGACCCCAACTATGATCCGAACATTTCCTGCCAATGGAGCTCTCTTTTTAGCCTATGAAGTCAGTCGCAAGATAATGATGCAACAGTTTGAACACTGA
- the slc25a15a gene encoding solute carrier family 25 member 15a isoform X2 has product MVVKGHWSSFFDSAMVLLLLRFFLAHWLQQYNHSLLIYHGFWGCRMESEKTQPSGPGISASASNSLALSWSATPQSPLWISIPPALPGFCDVQKACSGSVASVFSSLALCPTELVKCRLQAMHEMEASGKIASGQKSTVWSVVKNVLRTNGPLGFYQGLTTTIVREIPGYFCFFGGYELSRSMFAQHMGRDKEHIGVVPLMFSGGFGGACLWLVVYPIDCVKSRIQVLSLAGKQEGFLKTLKGILRNEGVAPLYSGLTPTMIRTFPANGALFLAYEVSRKIMMQQFEH; this is encoded by the exons ATGGTTGTCAAGGGCCACTGGTCATCCTTCTTTGACTCTGCCATGGTCCTCTTGCTCCTCCGGTTCTTCTTAGCCCACTGGCTCCAACAGTACAATCACAGTCTCCTGATCTACCATGGTTTTTGGGGTTGTAGAATGGAATCCGAAAAGACCCAACCCTCAGGCCCAGGCATCTCTGCCTCGGCTTCCAATTCTCTGGCTCTTTCATGGTCAGCAACTCCTCAGTCTCCACTGTGGATTTCCATTCCTCCGGCTCTTCCAGGCTTTTG tGATGTTCAGAAGGCCTGCTCAGGCTCTGTCGCTTCCGTCTTCTCATCTCTGGCTTTATGCCCCACTGAACTGGTTAAATGTCGGCTGCAGGCCATGCATGAAATGGAGGCATCCGGCAAGATCGCCAGTGGACAGAAAAG cACGGTGTGGTCTGTTGTGAAAAATGTGTTACGGACAAACGGACCTCTGGGTTTCTATCAGGGTCTCACCACCACTATAGTCCGTGAGATACCTGGATACTTCTGTTTCTTTGGAGGATATGAACTCAGCCGCTCAATGTTTGCCCAACACATGGGCAGAGACAAAGAACACATAG GTGTTGTGCCCTTGATGTTCAGTGGTGGTTTTGGCGGTGCCTGTCTGTGGTTGGTTGTGTACCCCATAGACTGTGTGAAGTCTCGTATCCAGGTTCTGTCTTTAGCAGGGAAACAGGAAGGCTTCCTCAAGACTCTTAAGGGGATTTTACGAAATGAGG GAGTGGCACCACTGTATTCCGGTTTGACCCCAACTATGATCCGAACATTTCCTGCCAATGGAGCTCTCTTTTTAGCCTATGAAGTCAGTCGCAAGATAATGATGCAACAGTTTGAACACTGA